A DNA window from Allokutzneria albata contains the following coding sequences:
- a CDS encoding 3-hydroxyacyl-CoA dehydrogenase family protein: protein MAREFSSEDPLAGSSIDTVGVVGLGTMGAGIAEVLARTGLRVVAVELDEDAVRRGRAHLEHSTARAVKGDKLSSGDQSELLSRIRYTTTLSDLAEVDLVIEAVPERMELKAEIFAELDRVCRPEVVLASNTSSLSVTELSVVTKRPGKVVGMHFFNPAPVLKLVEVVRTVVTEPDVITDVVAFVERLGKVPVVIGDRAGFIANALLFGYLNHAVRMFESRYASREDIDAAMRFGCGYPMGPLQLLDLMGLDTAYEILDTMYHQSRNRLHAPAPVLKQMITAGLLGRKSGRGFYTYDDVDSPVVVPDAQTPADVVQGGRVREVQHVGVVGTGTMATGIVEVFAKAGHDVVMRARSEVKANAALETVRRSLDKAVLRGKLTEEKRDAALARVRITTNFDDFAECDLVVEAVAEELEVKKAVFGALDEVCKPGAVLATTTSSLPVIECAAATSRPSDVVGLHFFNPAQVMKLVEVVHTISTSPDVLATARAVCVKLGKHAVSCGDRAGFIVNALLFPYLNDAVRMLEAHYADADDIDGAMTIGCGLPMGPFALLDVVGLDVALAIQRELYLEFREAGFAPAPLLEHLVTAGRLGRKTGKGFRDYSR, encoded by the coding sequence GTGGCTCGCGAGTTCTCGTCCGAAGATCCGCTTGCGGGATCGAGCATCGACACCGTCGGAGTTGTCGGACTCGGCACCATGGGTGCGGGCATCGCGGAGGTGCTCGCCCGCACAGGACTGCGGGTCGTGGCGGTGGAGCTCGACGAGGACGCGGTGCGGCGCGGACGCGCGCACCTGGAGCACTCCACGGCGCGCGCGGTCAAGGGGGACAAGCTCTCCAGCGGTGACCAGAGCGAGCTGCTCAGCAGGATTCGGTACACCACAACGCTTTCCGATCTCGCCGAGGTAGACCTGGTGATCGAGGCGGTCCCGGAGCGGATGGAGCTCAAGGCGGAGATCTTCGCCGAGCTGGACCGCGTGTGCCGCCCCGAGGTGGTCCTGGCGTCGAACACCTCCTCGCTGTCGGTGACCGAGCTGTCGGTGGTCACCAAGCGACCGGGCAAGGTCGTCGGGATGCACTTCTTCAACCCGGCCCCCGTGCTGAAGCTGGTCGAGGTGGTGCGCACGGTGGTCACCGAACCCGACGTGATCACCGACGTGGTCGCGTTCGTGGAACGGCTCGGCAAGGTGCCGGTGGTGATCGGCGACCGCGCCGGGTTCATCGCCAACGCGCTGCTGTTCGGCTACCTCAACCACGCCGTGCGGATGTTCGAGTCGCGCTACGCCTCGCGCGAGGACATCGACGCGGCGATGCGCTTCGGCTGCGGCTACCCGATGGGACCGTTGCAGCTGCTGGACCTCATGGGCCTGGACACCGCGTACGAGATCCTCGACACGATGTACCACCAGTCGCGGAACCGGCTGCACGCGCCCGCTCCGGTGCTGAAGCAGATGATCACGGCAGGCCTGCTCGGGCGGAAGTCCGGGCGCGGCTTCTACACCTACGACGACGTCGACTCGCCGGTCGTCGTGCCGGACGCGCAGACACCGGCCGACGTCGTGCAGGGCGGCCGGGTGCGCGAGGTGCAGCACGTGGGCGTGGTCGGCACGGGCACCATGGCGACCGGCATCGTCGAGGTGTTCGCCAAGGCGGGCCACGACGTGGTGATGCGGGCGCGCAGTGAGGTCAAGGCGAACGCGGCACTGGAGACCGTGCGGCGGTCGCTGGACAAGGCCGTGCTGCGCGGGAAGCTCACCGAGGAGAAGCGCGACGCCGCCCTCGCGCGCGTGCGCATCACGACGAACTTCGACGACTTCGCCGAGTGCGACCTCGTGGTCGAGGCCGTCGCCGAGGAGCTGGAGGTCAAGAAGGCCGTTTTCGGCGCGCTGGACGAGGTGTGCAAGCCGGGCGCGGTGCTCGCGACGACGACCTCCTCGCTGCCGGTGATCGAGTGCGCCGCGGCGACCTCGCGCCCGTCGGACGTGGTGGGGCTGCACTTCTTCAACCCCGCCCAGGTGATGAAGCTGGTCGAGGTGGTGCACACGATCTCGACGTCGCCGGACGTGCTCGCGACGGCGCGCGCGGTCTGCGTGAAGCTCGGCAAGCACGCGGTGAGCTGTGGCGATCGCGCCGGGTTCATCGTCAACGCGCTGCTGTTCCCGTACCTCAACGACGCCGTGCGGATGCTGGAGGCGCACTACGCCGACGCCGACGACATCGACGGCGCGATGACCATCGGCTGCGGCCTGCCGATGGGTCCGTTCGCGCTGCTGGACGTGGTGGGGCTGGACGTGGCGCTGGCCATCCAGCGGGAGCTGTACCTGGAGTTCCGCGAGGCCGGGTTCGCCCCCGCCCCGCTGCTGGAGCACCTGGTGACCGCCGGGCGGCTGGGGCGCAAGACCGGAAAGGGGTTCCGCGACTACAGCCGGTAG
- a CDS encoding DUF3558 domain-containing protein: protein MGFGGICVAGALLLGGTACAAPQGNEPVAAPGVITDWHRVDPCGFVDPALPGRYGRPPERIEPIDFNACEIPVAQPAGGTIYLGVLTDNRLTDERELTGLGTAFTRHGALRVARPMPYEDTCSAHVVFPDLRYVEVNAVPKDGAKADSCAIAAALADSVVSSVQQGKYRFFAASPSSWLHVDPCELLTSEQAAVVAGAVEPRHGPNRHNCRWGASEPDYTGVVLNIGVSAERLTDVRDVAGRATQVRAEPAVAPLPPGCRVNAQHIGFAGDKVETIALIVFADREQRWLCATALDLAARVWPRLPRTP, encoded by the coding sequence ATGGGGTTCGGGGGAATCTGCGTCGCGGGCGCACTGCTGCTCGGCGGCACGGCCTGCGCTGCGCCGCAGGGGAACGAGCCGGTCGCGGCGCCCGGCGTGATCACCGACTGGCATCGCGTCGACCCGTGCGGCTTCGTCGATCCCGCTCTTCCCGGTCGCTACGGCAGACCACCGGAGCGCATCGAGCCGATCGACTTCAACGCCTGCGAGATCCCGGTGGCCCAGCCCGCGGGCGGCACGATCTACCTCGGCGTGCTCACCGACAACCGGCTCACCGACGAGCGGGAGCTGACCGGGCTCGGCACCGCGTTCACCCGCCACGGCGCACTGCGCGTGGCCAGGCCGATGCCCTACGAGGACACCTGTTCGGCGCACGTCGTCTTCCCGGACCTGCGCTACGTCGAAGTGAACGCGGTTCCCAAGGACGGCGCCAAAGCCGACTCCTGTGCCATCGCGGCCGCGCTCGCGGACTCCGTTGTTTCCTCGGTGCAGCAAGGGAAGTACCGATTCTTCGCCGCTTCGCCGAGTTCGTGGCTGCACGTCGATCCGTGCGAGCTGCTGACCTCGGAACAGGCCGCTGTCGTCGCGGGAGCTGTTGAACCCAGGCATGGTCCCAACCGGCACAACTGTCGTTGGGGCGCAAGCGAACCCGACTACACGGGGGTCGTGCTGAACATCGGCGTGAGCGCAGAACGGCTCACCGACGTCCGGGACGTCGCCGGGCGGGCGACCCAGGTCCGCGCCGAGCCTGCCGTCGCGCCGCTGCCGCCGGGCTGCCGGGTCAACGCGCAGCACATCGGTTTCGCTGGTGACAAGGTCGAAACGATCGCGCTGATCGTGTTCGCGGACCGGGAACAGCGGTGGTTGTGCGCCACCGCCCTCGACCTTGCGGCACGGGTGTGGCCGAGGCTGCCCCGCACCCCGTGA
- the dhaM gene encoding dihydroxyacetone kinase phosphoryl donor subunit DhaM — protein MRVGLVIVSHSAALAAGVAELAAQMAPDVRIMPAGGTADGGLGTDFDCVSSALERADSGAGVVLLYDLGSAQMTAELAVESLTTPIRAIVADAPLVEGAVAAAVCAQGGADLDAVGSAAAMAHAFVQGEAFDEMELDRHVYGEGDGLLERTVVLRNELGLHARPAALTARAVAELDAEVSIRHGEQEVDARSVLALMGLGARGGDELLVRAVGRDARNAVDTLTELLGSGFGEEHRPGAAPGRGPAG, from the coding sequence GTGAGAGTCGGCCTGGTCATCGTCTCGCACAGCGCCGCGCTGGCGGCGGGTGTGGCGGAGCTGGCCGCCCAGATGGCCCCCGACGTTCGGATCATGCCCGCCGGTGGCACCGCGGACGGCGGACTCGGCACGGACTTCGACTGCGTGTCCTCGGCACTGGAGCGGGCCGACTCCGGCGCCGGGGTGGTGCTGCTCTACGACCTCGGCAGCGCGCAGATGACCGCGGAACTGGCCGTCGAGTCGCTCACCACGCCGATCCGCGCCATCGTCGCCGACGCACCGCTGGTCGAGGGCGCGGTCGCCGCGGCGGTGTGCGCGCAGGGCGGCGCCGACCTGGACGCGGTGGGCTCGGCGGCCGCCATGGCGCACGCCTTCGTGCAGGGCGAGGCCTTCGACGAGATGGAGCTCGACCGGCACGTCTACGGCGAGGGCGACGGCCTGCTGGAGCGCACCGTCGTGCTGCGCAACGAACTCGGCCTGCACGCCCGGCCCGCCGCGCTCACCGCCCGTGCGGTCGCCGAGCTAGACGCCGAGGTCTCGATCCGGCACGGCGAGCAGGAGGTCGACGCGCGCAGCGTGCTCGCGCTGATGGGCCTGGGCGCGCGAGGCGGCGACGAGTTACTCGTCCGGGCGGTTGGCCGGGACGCGCGCAACGCCGTCGACACCCTGACTGAGCTGCTCGGATCCGGATTCGGCGAAGAGCACCGACCGGGTGCGGCTCCCGGGCGGGGGCCGGCGGGCTGA
- the dhaL gene encoding dihydroxyacetone kinase subunit DhaL yields MGCSVEEVTAAVRAAAEIVRAHRDELVELDREIGDGDHGENLHRGFTAVLAKLDGGGFDGPASVLKVTATTLISTVGGAAGPLYGTAFLRAATALGNASEVDGPLAAKAIAAALEGVVARGKAAPGDKTMVDALTPAVAAAQSTVDAGVLAVLRAAADAAEDGAASTVPLVARKGRASYLGERSAGHLDPGARSTAVLLRALAEAAGQ; encoded by the coding sequence ATGGGTTGCTCCGTCGAGGAGGTCACCGCCGCGGTCCGGGCGGCGGCCGAGATCGTCCGCGCGCACCGGGACGAGCTGGTCGAGCTGGACCGCGAGATCGGCGACGGTGACCACGGCGAGAACCTGCACCGGGGGTTCACCGCGGTGCTGGCCAAGCTCGACGGCGGCGGCTTCGACGGCCCGGCGTCGGTGCTGAAGGTGACCGCGACGACGCTGATCTCCACGGTCGGCGGGGCGGCGGGACCGCTCTACGGGACGGCCTTCCTGCGCGCGGCCACGGCACTCGGGAACGCGTCCGAAGTGGACGGTCCACTGGCCGCGAAGGCGATCGCCGCCGCGCTCGAAGGCGTGGTGGCGCGCGGGAAAGCGGCTCCCGGGGACAAGACGATGGTCGACGCGCTCACCCCGGCCGTTGCCGCCGCGCAGTCCACTGTGGACGCGGGGGTGCTCGCGGTGCTGCGGGCGGCCGCGGACGCGGCCGAGGACGGCGCCGCCTCGACGGTTCCGCTCGTCGCGCGCAAGGGGCGCGCCTCCTACCTGGGCGAACGCAGCGCGGGGCACCTCGATCCCGGTGCTCGGTCCACCGCGGTGCTGCTGCGCGCGCTGGCCGAGGCCGCAGGACAGTGA
- the dhaK gene encoding dihydroxyacetone kinase subunit DhaK, with product MKKIINDPAAVVAEALRGMAAAHPDLLTVRTDPAAILRADAPVAGRVAVVSGGGSGHEPLHGGFVGPGMLHAACPGPVFTSPTPDQVQAAIEAVHGGAGVLLIVKNYTGDVLNFETAAEFAVAEGIDVRTVLVDDDVAVKDSLYTAGRRGVGGTLIVEKIVGAAAERGADLDTCEELARRVVAGTRSLGMALTACTVPHVGEPSFTLAEDEMEIGIGIHGEPGRERLPLEPADGIVRRLVDAITEDLPFAEGDRVLLFTNSMGGTPQLELYLAHGITERLLAERGITVERRLVGPYVTSLEMQGMSLTLCGLDDELIDLWDAPVHTAALRWGC from the coding sequence GTGAAGAAGATCATCAATGATCCGGCGGCGGTGGTCGCCGAGGCGCTGCGCGGCATGGCCGCGGCCCATCCGGACCTGCTCACCGTCCGCACCGACCCCGCGGCGATCCTGCGCGCCGACGCCCCGGTCGCCGGGCGCGTCGCGGTCGTCTCCGGCGGCGGCTCCGGGCACGAGCCGCTGCACGGCGGTTTCGTCGGCCCCGGGATGCTGCACGCCGCGTGCCCGGGACCGGTGTTCACCTCGCCGACCCCCGACCAGGTGCAGGCCGCGATCGAGGCGGTGCACGGCGGGGCGGGCGTGCTGCTGATCGTGAAGAACTACACCGGCGACGTGCTCAACTTCGAGACCGCGGCCGAGTTCGCCGTGGCCGAGGGGATCGACGTCCGCACCGTCCTGGTCGACGACGACGTCGCGGTGAAGGACTCGCTCTACACGGCGGGCAGGCGCGGCGTCGGCGGCACGCTCATCGTCGAGAAGATCGTCGGCGCGGCCGCCGAGCGCGGGGCGGACCTGGACACCTGCGAGGAGCTGGCGCGCCGCGTGGTCGCGGGCACCCGCTCCCTCGGCATGGCGCTCACCGCGTGCACGGTCCCGCACGTCGGCGAGCCGAGCTTCACCCTGGCCGAGGACGAGATGGAGATCGGTATCGGCATCCACGGCGAACCCGGGAGGGAGCGCCTGCCGCTGGAGCCCGCCGACGGCATCGTGCGCCGCCTGGTCGACGCGATCACCGAGGACCTGCCCTTCGCCGAGGGCGATCGGGTGCTGCTGTTCACCAACTCGATGGGCGGCACGCCGCAGCTGGAGCTCTACCTGGCGCACGGGATCACCGAGCGGCTGCTCGCCGAGCGCGGGATCACCGTGGAACGCAGACTGGTCGGGCCCTACGTGACCAGCCTGGAGATGCAGGGGATGAGCCTGACGCTGTGCGGGCTCGACGACGAGTTGATCGACTTGTGGGACGCTCCGGTGCACACTGCCGCGCTGCGTTGGGGGTGCTGA
- a CDS encoding ABC transporter substrate-binding protein: protein MRSKSTVTAAVVALALLLGACATGKPPGGQPAVAVGGSEFAKAAEESAKFGTDAAPGVFPRTIKHAMGSTALQKRPERVIVLDGGELDNVVALGVKPVGVAFTEGSPVMPGYLAGKAGDPANVGTVNTLKLEAIKALRPDLILGSRLRAEQLYPKLAEIAPTVFSLRPGFTWKENFRLNAAALDRTADADAQLADYTRRAKEIGARAEQRLGKRPTISMVRFMPGRIRLYAAKSFIGTILIDAGLPRPATQQVEDLAVEVSTEQIGKADADRIYTGSYGDPAKTQQADVLGGQVWKQLGAVKAGNVRPVSDETWFLGLGVMAANQVLTDLDGLL from the coding sequence GTGCGCAGCAAGAGCACTGTCACCGCCGCCGTTGTGGCGCTCGCCCTCCTCCTCGGCGCGTGCGCGACAGGCAAACCCCCAGGCGGGCAGCCCGCGGTCGCGGTCGGCGGCTCCGAGTTCGCCAAGGCCGCCGAGGAGAGCGCCAAGTTCGGCACCGACGCCGCGCCCGGGGTCTTCCCGCGCACCATCAAGCACGCCATGGGCAGCACCGCGCTGCAGAAGCGCCCGGAACGGGTGATCGTGCTCGACGGCGGCGAGCTGGACAACGTGGTCGCGCTGGGCGTCAAGCCGGTCGGGGTCGCCTTCACCGAGGGCTCCCCCGTCATGCCCGGCTACCTCGCGGGCAAGGCGGGCGACCCGGCCAACGTCGGCACCGTCAACACGCTGAAGCTGGAGGCGATCAAGGCGCTCCGGCCGGACCTGATCCTCGGTTCGCGCCTGCGCGCCGAGCAGCTCTACCCGAAGCTGGCCGAGATCGCCCCGACCGTGTTCAGCCTCCGCCCCGGCTTCACCTGGAAGGAGAACTTCCGGCTGAACGCCGCGGCGCTGGACCGCACCGCCGACGCCGATGCCCAGCTGGCCGACTACACCCGCCGCGCCAAGGAGATCGGCGCCCGCGCGGAACAGCGGCTCGGCAAGCGCCCCACCATCTCCATGGTCCGCTTCATGCCCGGCCGGATCCGGCTCTACGCGGCGAAGTCGTTCATCGGCACCATCCTGATCGACGCGGGTCTGCCCCGCCCGGCCACCCAGCAGGTCGAGGACCTCGCCGTCGAAGTCAGCACGGAGCAGATCGGCAAGGCCGACGCCGACCGCATCTACACCGGTTCCTACGGCGACCCGGCCAAGACCCAGCAGGCCGACGTCCTCGGCGGCCAGGTCTGGAAGCAGCTCGGCGCGGTGAAGGCGGGCAACGTCCGCCCGGTCTCCGACGAGACCTGGTTCCTCGGCCTCGGCGTGATGGCCGCCAACCAGGTCCTCACCGACCTCGACGGCCTGCTGTGA